The Magallana gigas chromosome 6, xbMagGiga1.1, whole genome shotgun sequence genome includes the window gttatgaaaattataatttttaaatgtattaccggagtttgcatgtggccttcatttttaaataaactggtacaaaacagtgttattttaggggcaaacacttggtgcgggtattactgtctaccGACAGCATCTAGTTTGTTTTTTGagttttgacttttaaaaaaatagacaaagatggtgaatgttttatttctgcatcaagattattccataatttcaTTGTAGACGGAataaagctattgtaataaggAGTAGTTCGACATAGTGGCAGAGAGTAAAAATTGCCATTAGACCAaagattatatgcatgttcagtTGGAAAGTATGGTTGAATTAAGTCTAACAAATACTGCGGTGCTAAAAACCATGAATTATTTTGTAGAAAAGAATAAGCTTATGTTTATCCCTTCGAGGTTGAAGGGTCTCCCAACCAAGTTCACTATATAAGATACTTTTAGAAGAGTTAACTCTCAACCCTGCTATTATTCTGGCTGCTTCTATTTGTACTTTTACAAACAATTCAGAGTTTTCTTTGGTACAGTTGCCCCACACAACATCCCCATATTCCAGTATAGGTCTGATAAAagccatatatattttaaccagTGTTTCTCTATCAATTGTATGCTTGAGCAATCTCAATATATTCAACCTTTTGCATGCTTTTTCATAAATACCATTAATATGATTGGACCAACCACCATCAAACTGTAGATGCAAGCCTAAGTGtacatgactttttttttattgtttatgattTCACCATTATATCCAAACAGAATTGCAGgatagtttatattttttctcgTAAAGTCAAcatttacagttttatttgcattaaaatctACAGCCCATGTGTTGGaccaattttttattatgtcaaGGTCATTAGAAATTGATAAAGTTTGTTGTAGAAACAATTTAATTATTGCACAGGTTATCACGTTCCGTTGTTCCTGAGAATTTCTATTTCACACATTATAATGTATCAATTAATTCAACAATGGTcgaaaatttaatattcatatatGCATTTCTAAGTATGTTCTGTAACTtggatgtttcaaatataacagTGTTTTTACGTTTGCAATATGCAACTGTCAAACGACAAGCGCGTGTGGTTATCATTGTGACGCCTGATAaagaattgaacgtttttgctattctataggttcatgtAAGGAACATTGATATAACATTGATCCAGGGACTTTCCTTTCTAGTGAACATAATATTATCTGCCAGTTGAAAAGCATTTTTCTGAAAAACAAAACCTTGCTCCTGTTTcaaaatgacaactctttacTTCCATTTCAAGTTTCAATTCACATTTTGGTAATGACTTTTTAACTTTGTTACTAAgcgtgtgtaaaaatgcaatgtgtctcactgacgTCTGCATCGGTGCTACCCTCTCTCTAGATTCTCCCAGAAGGGAGGTTATGATTTTAACGATCTGACAGTGCCAATGGATTGCATGAATtagttatcatttaaacaataaaatgctttctttggcgattcattcgggatatgaaggtagcgacattgcaggaaaaatacataacccgcgttaagGAGGTCAATACAATCGATCTTAAAATGGCCAAAACCATAGATCCcttttaaaatagattttgtGACATTcagcaatataaaaaaaattaaatttcatatttaatatagcaaagaatttcgcaaaaactttaataaaaattttgtgaatttggcaataatgaaaaattaaatttcatattttatatattttgttatgatATGAAAGTCAAGAGCTAAAAAATTTAGTTCTCATATAAAACTGCTGAAATTAACttattatatgaaataaaatttttatttcaaggacTAATCAGTATTTTTCTAGATGGGATATATCATTTGGAAATATAATGTTACATTACACAGGGAGTCACAACCTATTAATAGGTATATTGAAAAATTAGGGGAATAAATCTCATTGGTGTAAAAAACATACAAGTATTTTTATTCAGAGGGCTTTATTAATGTTGCAAGTTGCAGATGCATTAGCTCTCTCAAGTTCAGTATATCTATTATCTAAGTTCTTATGCAATAACTAGacagaaaatgaaatataaatatttatttattttcatatttacacATTTAAAGTTAGTATTTGTAGCCATGTGATTGCacaaaaccaaaccaaaaaaaagTGTCCATGATATACTGCCGATCATTTGCATCCATAAAATCAAAGGGTCTCGTGTAAGATATTGTTGCTTTTCTTGGCTTCTGAATACACCCCTTCTCTTTTATTCTGTAGTAGTCTTCCCGTTCAATATACAAGTATGTAAaaataatctgaaaaaaaaaattggtttaaggtacatgtagtaaaaatcaATCATGATGAAATCTGGATTAACTAATTTCTAATCAGTACACtggaataaaaagaataatacatgtatcattgtattGTCAATAGTCAATGatctttgtaaataaattaacagCTCTAACACCACTTTttcattaaagctgaacaccgttCGTAAATAGCCACTGTCACACAGTTATATAAACCCTTCAATTTCGTTACAACcaattgcacacctgaaacttgTGGATGACGTgtagtactgtagattccttaattTACACAAGTACTTAATTTTGCGATTCAACAATTTTCCAAtaaattgcgagaatataaaattgtgatTGCCGATTAttttcatagtttcatgtagtttacatatgtccgaaaaataaaagcgaaattttaaaatttacaagatgtgcttctcgcaattttgCACGGTATTAATTCCTCTTGTTTAATTAGGAATGTGCAGTATTCCTTTCATGGTCTTtgaattttatgcatttattgcTTATTTTATGTGCATACTCTGTTTTTAAATAATGCGTTGACCTGTTTATTGATGtaagtattctcctggctttaAAAAAAGTGTGTAAAATTTGATTACTTCATCCTGAATgagtaacacggcgaggcaagaCCTCTAGTGAAATACTTTATACTGTTGAGAGGTCTGCGGCTTATAATCattaaacaaaagctttgtttacattgcaaaaaaaTGTAAGCTAGCtatgtaactcgcttataactcaacgaataaCACCTCAATTTTTTGCCTATCataaatgccttactgaagcattgtaaacattaaaattagaaaaataatttttggccaaaatcgtgatcatgcccctttaaatgagCTAATACGTTCCTTAAACTGAAATACTAAATGCTTACTTTTGTTCCAATACAAAGCAATCCAACAACATAGGGGAAAAAATATGATTCACTTGCTTCCATAACAAGTTTAATTCCATGTTGACCAAGAACCTTCTTTGAAACATTCTTGAATGTGAAGGCCTCTGCATTATATTCCCCTCTGAAAGCATTGTACTGCtttacctgaaaaaaaaaatcaagaataaaGTAGGCTTTGACATCACACCCTTCCAAGTCATTATGCTTTTCATACAAATTTTCTCTGGTCCAtaacttttcaaataaattcatCTAATCATTTTaagcacaggggccaagcccattttaacattaatttcaatgttacCATAAATAAGGACTTTATTTATGGtcacattgaaattaatgttaaaacgggcttggcccctgtgattTTAAGTATAAAAGTTATATCAAGTTCTAATCTCAAACAATAAGATATTAATTACTTGGGATTTTGAATTTAAAGTATCAACATAATCAAAAGAATTGCTGCTTTGATTCTGTGAGCAGTCTTGATTCACGTGGAATTTATTTCCATATGACCTATGTAGATAATCATTGTGATCATAATATGTCACAAGGAACTATATCAATGTTACAGCTAGGACAATGTCCTATTTTAATATAACCTTTTTAgcataaattgttttattttcaaacaggatgctttacaatttaaaatttacttttgattATTGCATAATATAAACAAGAGATGTTAAACTTTGTGAAACTTTTATGCACCCCTCCCTTGAAACCCCTGCGACTCTGTACTATTTTTAACCCCATATTAAAATCTCTCACATTGGCCTCTTTTGGTCTCTGGACATTAAATAAGATAACTAAAATTATGTTTGTCTCCTTTTTATCTATCTATTATTTACAGGTATACCTGATCATTAAAACTAAGAAAGTACATTTTGTATTAGGTCTATAGATACAATAACATTCTTGCATAATTCTCTTATTCTACtaacatttcaaatatattatttactGTGATTAATTATCAATTTGAAAGGAGAATGgcaaaattttgatcagaaaagtgCACTTGAGCCTTAGGCTCAGGAAAGCTAAAAAATGAGGGTCGGGTCCAGCATTTGAAGCAAGAATAGCAGTGTTTATCCCTCGATGCATGATGATCAGCCATGCAAGTTTGGTCTAGATAGGACTTATTTGGGAGCATTATGAGCGTATGCTTATCTCAACCTAGTCAAGGTGAGCTAAATAGTTTTTATGAAGATCATCTCCTAATGAAATATGTGTCTAGCTCACCTCTGTTACTGTCAGGAGCTGAGAAGTTTCGTTTGCCATAGTCATATAACGCAAGGCAGGTGTTCCATGAACATTGGAATCTTTGATACATATGTCATCACGAACACTCTCACCTGTCCtaaacattaaagaaaaaatcttttatgGTAAAAAATGCAGATTGAATCataatcatataatatatttaatattcatatgcatgccaaaatgaaaataactactactaaatatttattttaattattcataaaagaGATGATTATTTCATTAGATTATTATCAATACCTCATTTTATAGTATCTTTTAACATTAGAGCTTCATTTTAgatttagatttaaaaacatgaatacCAAGAAAGTTACAgcaatcagataagaatttAGCACAATTGCATGCATGTCCTCGCATTCAGTTTTGGCGATACCATTATATAGGTAGACTGATTGCCCATGCATCACtatattatgaatttatctGTTTAATGAAGTACTTACTCtggataaagaaaaaatatcttgGAGAAAGCCATGAGGAGGTTGGTGTATCTCCCCTCTCTCTGAGGTTTGCCCCATCTGGCAAGAAGTGTCAAAAAGTACCTCCAGAAATTCAGAACATTAAATCTCCAAATGTAATATAATCTCAAACTGAAAAgggaaaatgacaaaatattatcCAGATTAATTTAATTCACAACTTGTTTCAGAGATAAAACTTCTGCAtctcaatatatatgtatccttGAAAGGTACTTTTTTTTTAGAGCATATAAAACAGCATTTGTAGTGATATATCCGTCAATGacattattaattatataatctATCTACAATCATTGttcattgtggtcccaccctactcctggttgtgttgtttttaagaaacttttttaaaaaagtttattccAATATACCCTTAATTATGTGAACTCTGTATTATAAAAGACCATCAAAAAgtgttttgaatgttaaaattttcaatttgagcttttttaTAATAGTTATGCTATGAATAATACTTTTGTCCGTCTTCCTGCGTGACCTTTTCCTGCATTTCCTGTTCATTCTCTAATTCTTCAATGGCTTTTTCAGTTTTTTCCATTGCATCCTTAATGCCGCTCCCTTTATCCAACTCGAAATTGTAGGAAAATGTCCAATTTTCTATAGTCAATTGTTTTAATGTCCTACAAATAGGAGGCACTATTCCCAAAGAACGGTCAATATTTTCCGTTTTCACTTTTGACATAAATGTTTCAAGAACTGTGAAATTTTCATCATATTCAACTCCTATCTTTATTAGATGGTCTAATGTCCAATCAGATGCTTTGCTAcgaaatttgcaattttttctaCTAAAAGTTGAAATAGCTGACGATGATTCGGTTCCAGTGGAGGACAGATCAGAATCGTATGATTCTGGTCCAGAGGAGGACAGATCAGCATCGTACCTACTTTCTGCCATTTTGGAGATTTCCCtccaaatgaaataaaagaatatgtcatcccgatcccgattgaaTTTCCACTATCCAGAAATTGATAAAGTGATGTCTCTTGTcagattttctgttttcatGAGGTATAGGATCTATTTAACATTAATAAAGAATTTGGAATGGTAAAAGAGAAAaagtaatcttttaaaaatgataggCATTGGATATCAATAAGTTAATGCACGTTATCATTATTTAACTCATTGAAACCGGCTAACAAACACTGATATATATGGCAAGAAATAAGGACTATGTTCCTGCAGTTCGTGATTTTTTCTAGGTCGCTttaggttttgaccaatcgataaacgggcgtgtagatttcagtctggctgtttcaaTAGAGCTTTAAGTATTAGCAGtataagttttcgtaagaaattAAGGGAATCATATTCGGTAGATGTAAGTATTTGTTACGGAAGCgcagtagtatttttttttaattttttataacaaattagtagtttgttataacagattatcaatttgttaggatagattatcaatttgttataacaaattaataaattgttaaaacagattaataatatgttattacaaagttaataaaaaaaatactgatttgttCATGAAATTAgatattcatatataaaacactctttcaCCGCATTGTTTAATTAGTTGTGGAACACTGATATTTTagtaaggcctaaaaaaaaaagttgtgtttagggtaacccgacctaacctagaaaaatgccccgatcctacaatttttagatgtctgtttttatccgattgtgaattttatattatttctaataaaaattctgtttttaaatatgacaaacattcttaggattcatgcagaaaaaaatatgataaaataaaaaaaaatccctacctacctaatctaattttttcatcaatgttaccctaaacacacaacatttttttataggcctgactgaaaaaactttaaaaccGCTCCTTTTATCAGAgacatatatataacatatgatatgttATACATATGCCTCTGATTTTATTAAgatggctctatacacccacagtttattccaattttcaatagaagaccacaaaacatatgcttatcaaatatcaaaatgatgatagggatactctaggtattttaaaagattttttaaaatgttttttcgtgtttttgtaaaatgttttttaaaaagacagcaattaacaaataaagagaatttttttttcatgtgatggatatttccttcggacacataaaaaaaatataacacttcttaacattcaaaaactatgttattatattatattatattatattatattatattatattatattatattatattatattatattatatcatattatatcatattatatcatattatattatatcatattatattatagtaattttttttagtatttccccaaaacataatttttcatattttcttactctgttgacgaatcatctgaaaaagttgcttgatgttataaaaaaatgtattttaataaatgtgacataaaaaattgaatgaaaatcattgcaaataaactcaaaaaatattttaaattttatttggtatgaaagttcctcaggtaagggttatcgttctttagtcccaaggcccaaacaccttggggacttttcatttctgagttgaagaaaatttcctaaatataatgttggaatgataaatacatacttatttcattataggcctgtataagtgaatatattagCTTTAATgcaaactaagtcaaataaatagaGGTGAaaattgactaggctaataggatttatgtatcccaacctgagagaaattcaaagcaaccctccaATCCCCATAAggtgtcaatattaatgtgcattaaagtatattatgattgaaatattttcaccggtttagaattttctttcacagtattcaacGATAAActacgttttagaaaattttggaaagttaaaatttttatagTTCTCAACGGGAaccgaactcatgacctaccag containing:
- the LOC105322419 gene encoding uncharacterized protein, which produces MAESRYDADLSSSGPESYDSDLSSTGTESSSAISTFSRKNCKFRSKASDWTLDHLIKIGVEYDENFTVLETFMSKVKTENIDRSLGIVPPICRTLKQLTIENWTFSYNFELDKGSGIKDAMEKTEKAIEELENEQEMQEKVTQEDGQNLRLYYIWRFNVLNFWRYFLTLLARWGKPQREGRYTNLLMAFSKIFFLYPETGESVRDDICIKDSNVHGTPALRYMTMANETSQLLTVTEVKQYNAFRGEYNAEAFTFKNVSKKVLGQHGIKLVMEASESYFFPYVVGLLCIGTKIIFTYLYIEREDYYRIKEKGCIQKPRKATISYTRPFDFMDANDRQYIMDTFFWFGFVQSHGYKY